One window of Pyrus communis chromosome 12, drPyrComm1.1, whole genome shotgun sequence genomic DNA carries:
- the LOC137710406 gene encoding uncharacterized protein, producing the protein MAIKMQMQCPLSVPVKCCLVSPSRSGRGGGTAVDSIPMIAAGGPKWAQKTITLPPLKRGCHLVTPKIVKEIGEDLSEFNCGLAHLFLQHTSASLTINENYDSDVRDDTETFLNTIVPEGTSAPWKHTLEGPDDMPAHIKSSMFGCTLMVPITNGKLNMGTWQGIWLCEHRDYPTARKVVVTLNGI; encoded by the exons ATGGCAATTAAAATGCAAATGCAGTGCCCGCTATCAGTGCCAGTAAAGTGTTGTTTGGTGAGTCCGAGTCGGAGTGGCAGAGGCGGAGGCACCGCCGTCGATTCAATTCCAATGATAGCCGCCGGTGGTCCCAAGTGGGCCCAGAAGACCATAACTCTGCCTCCTCTGAAGAGGGGTTGTCATCTCGTCACGCCCAAG ATAGTGAAGGAAATTGGGGAGGACTTGTCAGAATTCAACTGTGGCCTTGCCCATCTCTTCT TGCAGCACACAAGTGCTTCTCTTACTATCAACGAGAATTACGACTCTGATGTTCGTGACGATACAGAGACATTCCTCAATACCATTGTTCCTGAG GGGACCTCTGCACCGTGGAAGCATACCCTTGAAG GACCAGATGACATGCCAGCGCATATTAAATCATCCATGTTTGGCTGCACACTGAT GGTTCCAATTACAAATGGAAAGCTTAACATGGGAACTTGGCAG GGAATATGGTTGTGTGAGCATCGTGACTATCCTACAGCACGGAAAGTTGTGGTTACCCTTAATGGAATATGA